A segment of the Amblyomma americanum isolate KBUSLIRL-KWMA chromosome 6, ASM5285725v1, whole genome shotgun sequence genome:
AGTTATGAAATCTTAATAAAAAGTAATAAGCACCAAGCGTCTTTTCATTTATTACCTGCGCATGATCCCATAAATGCCGTGGTAATATGATGGTTACGTTGCCGAAATTCTGTTCATGTGATCTTTTTTACTTTTCCATTCGCTCAAACTTCGTTGCCTTGACTTCAATCAAACCGCTTCTTATTAAAATTTTCATATCACATCTGCATTACTGTAACCTAGCATAGAAAGCTGCTCTaaagaccactcttcaaaatacTTGCCTGCTTCAAAAGGAGGTTTTAAGAATGGTTTTGAACCAACATTACGATCATCCGTCCTAATCTCTTTTCTACAACAGCAACGTAAAGCGAATATTCAGTCTTTTGgatatacgtctgtccttgcgctaAAGGCTTGAAACCCGGGCAGAATTGCAACTATATCTGAAATTCCTTAGCTGGAGCTCCTAGTACCTCTGTGATTCACTCATTGACTGCTTTTCTCTCGATTtcgccaaagcatttgataaggttCCTCATCATTTACAATTACTAAAGATCAGGAGATTAAATATTGACCCTGGAATACAAAAATGGATTGAATGCTTTCCAACTAACCATTCTCCATCCGTAATAGCCAATGAGAGTGGCTCACCACCTTGTTTGGTAAAATCTGGTGTCAGTCAGGGCTCTCTGTTAGGTCCCTTACTATCTCTAATCTATATAAATTACCTCCCTGATGCGTTTATATATTGAaatatttgctgacgactgcgcTCGTTTtttgtgaaaaaactaagccaggtGACAGTCTTGCTTTGCAGTCCGACCTATATAATACTTTTAGCTGGTGCAACACATGGCTGATGGCCCTTATCATCAATAAATATAAGCGCCTCACTGTCTCACGTCGTGCAACTTCTACTGAAGTATCAGACTACAATAATAAAAACAGTCAATTAGATCACGCTAATTTATATAAGTTTCTAGGTCTTTACAGTACCAGTAACTTCTCTTAGAATATCCGTTACAGTTTAAACTCATATATCAATTTGTACGTCTAAAGAATGAATACGTCTTTGCAATTTGACCCAGCTCAATATGCCCTTATTAATGCCATCGAAGCCATTCAAAACAGATCTGCTTGCTTTATAGTCAGATTACTCGCGCACAGCTAGTGCTTCACTCACTAAATTTAACTTAATCTACGCAATTCAtaaaacctgaaaaaaaatttcacgtCCACTTTCTTTCAGTACATATTCTTAAAAGAAACTATGTCCCTGAAAAGCGAACATATAGCTCAGCTCTAATACTTACCATCCCGTATTAGTCAACACAATAATGTTTTCATTCCATGCTGTCGAACTAATGtaattttttattccttttcaaCCAAGATTAGCGGAGAGTGGAACCGCCTTCCCGATCATCCATCATATCCATCGAAGAAATCTTATTGTTTTGATAATCTTTAAGTAACCATTTTTTGTAAATTTTTATCATATTCTTGTTCTTGGGTGCGCTCCGCCTTTCGCCTTATGGGttccattttttattcttttgtttgtTACTTTTGCTATTTCTTTGCACTTTATTTTGAATTGTTTCATTTATCAGATATGACGCCCAACCCCTCAGTGATGACCACAGGACCTCAGAGTAAcgtaataaacaaataaataaataaataccggCTAGGCCATCTATGGCACTGTACCTTCAACACGCACGAAGTAACTACTGGCTACACATGCCCACACATTAAATTCCCGCATTAGTCAACCGTCTCTTTGATACATGCTTGGCATTAATAATGCCGACCTCCGGGCGTTCTTTAACTAAACGATTCCCATTTTTCTCAGGGGTTGTTTTATGGCTTTGTGGATGTGCCTTAGTTGTCATGTAATCGTTAAGCTCGAAATGTGTAgtctggtggaatgcacagcgcaACCCGTCAATATTTCAAGATCATGTTGTGTTTATTCAcgtgtgatatttttttttcctttcaagcaGTGCAAACACTTGCACAGGTAATAATGTATTAATGTAGCACAGGTTGGGGGCGCTTTCTGGCCTTTTTGTGCGTTGCCTCTGCTTTTTTATTCTTCACACTTACCTACATAAGCATTGCCACTTTTTAACATCACAGTCAATGTGTGTATTTAACATTAAATGCTATAATCTCTTTGTCCAGATTGCTTAAATGATGCGTTCAGTCAATACTTTGAATTTTGTATGTTACCTGTTATTTATGTTAATATTCCGCGCTTACTTTGTGTATCCGTCAATTTCTGCATAAGTAACACTGCCCATCTATAGATTATTAGTTATGCCTTAGATTTATGTATGCCTTCTCTTTGTTTTCGTGTGACCAATGGCGTCACTGGTGCCGGATGTTGTGAGCCTCAGGATTTCGTCAAgctgggactttttttttttgtttcctgagACTCTCTGCTCTGTTTAGCAGGAAAGAAACTTAAACTGAAACTGAAGTCGAGGCACTTTAAGGTACTTACCGCCGCATCTGCAGTCACAATAGAGCTCTAAATTCTCGTATGTGAGGAATAGATAAGTAATACTGCTTGGCGGTCTGGCAGCAGCACACCCGCAGCTTCCAGTCGCCATTTTAGCTCGGTCGAGCTGACATCCTGGTAGGGTCCAACTCTGTTATCTCCTGGGACACTGTTAGACCTGATATTCACTGAGATGCGATCCTGTGTTCTGCGCGTGCGCATGGTACAACGCAGCAAATACCGTTCTTGCCTCCCAGCTCAGCCCAAGGCTTTTTGAAcggcgaattttttttctttaaaacatCCCAGAATgcaaactaaaataaaataaacatccCGAGGGGAATGATAAATTATTGGCGTGGAGGTAATTCTTCGTTAAGAAGCGAAAAAGAAATCGCGTGAAAAATGGATTTCTATTGAGTGAATTAAACTGCGATTTTTGCTGAAGATAACCCCAGAACACAACCTAAAAGGGATACACCCACAAAAGTAAAATTAAAAACAATTTGCGTGCCAATTCTTCGTTTAAAAAATGGCAATGAAACGCTTCAGTAAGAAATGAATTGAAACCACTGCGCCCccggatttttttctttattgcctgatgAGACACACTACCGAGTATAGTATAGCCAGAAAAGAACAAGGAACACGTGAATCTGCTTGCGTTGACATGCCGACACTGAAACATTTACAGTGCTACTAAACCATTAAACAAGCTCAGAAATGACGGTTTCGAATTCTGCTCTTGCAGACCCAATGCTTCCCATAAAGAAGAGACGTCTGCGATGCTCCTGCGACGTCACGCACCTCGGCCAGTCGAACTTACCGCGGCATGAATTTTAAGCACAAAACTCTAGAACTGACGGCCACCATGATCATGGCGGCCGTCGCTTCTTCAGCCATGTGGTATACATTCATGTCGtcgtgggccgccgcggtggttgagtggttatggcgctcggctgctggtccgaaagacgcgggttcgatcccggccacggcgttcgaatttcgatgaaggcgaagttctagaggcccgtctgctgtgcgatgccagtgcacgttaaagaaccccagttggttgaaatttccggagcccttcactacggcgtctctcatagcctgagtcgatttgggacgttaaacccccataaaccaaaccattcatgTCGTGATATGCTTTGAGTGCAGCGATGGCGTTCGCTGCGCTCAgcagaaagcatttgactcagtagcctcagcagtcatgcaggcattacggaattAGGGTTGTGGGACCCGCGGCGCCCCATGGCTCGGCGGAATCGGTTGCGCGCGCCAAGCCCGCATAATCCTGCGGGTTGCGGCTGCGAACGGGTGCATCCAGTGCGACACCACAGCGCATGTCCGGCAAGTGCTTCGCCGCCAGCCCGGTGAGCATGCGTGGTATCTGGCCAGCGGCTAGAAAAGGGCCGAGCCAGCAGCGCGCCGGGGAAGATAAGCGCTGCCCGCGAACTTCGTTGTTCAGGCGGCGCAGAGCAGCCGCCGGCGGGACGTTCACGGTTCACGCTCGGCGGGAGCGGCGTCCTTCCCGGCTCCTTCACCGCGGGCTACCGGCGACGTGGCAGCAGTAACTGGTGTGAGTGGCTGTGACACCGGCGGCAGTGTGCACttgtgtagcgttgacagttggtTGGGACGGACAACGTGTTATTTTATCTGAACGTAGCGTCGAGGCGCTCGGACGGTACTGTGCTGTTTGTTACACTAGTGCGAGCGCTCCACTTTGCTTGGTCCGCGGTAGGGTCTAAAATAACTTGCAGACGGGCTAGGTGGTTTTCAGATTCAGACGGCATTATTACCGCTAACAAAACACGCccacgaaagaaaaggaaggacACGGAACTGGCGCTGGCGGGACTGCCGGTAGGATTcgtagtgttttcttttttctctttttttatggttcAGTGCTGTGTTCTTAGCCCGTAATAAACGGCGTTGCCTGCTTCTTGTGGCGTGTTACTCGTCGAGCGACACCTTGGCTCGGGAATCCCCCTGAAGGAGGACGGTCCCTCTCTGGCGCCCAATGTGATTTTACGTGCCTTGGTTCGCCCCGCGAGTTCTACCAATTGCACGACAGAGGAAAAGCACCGCGCCTCGCCGTATAGACTAGAGCCGCGTGGTAGCGTACTTCGCTTACTTGTGTCGCCGCACCATGATTAGATTCGACGACCTCCTTCAAGAGATACTACTCTCAGTGAATCGGGCTTTCATGAAAGCCCAGGATCTTATTGCGGAAAAACTTCGGCGAACCTGAGAACAGGAGGCGCGTAAGGCTGAGGATCGCCGCAGTGAGTTGTCCCAGCTCATGAACGAAACCCAGCAGACAAGGTCTGAGCGTTTCACGTCGCAGCCACCACAAAATGACCTCGAGTTGTTTCTGCCGGTGCCATCATACGATGGACAGGCCCAAACAAAGTCTGTAGCGGGTAGGGTTTTTTGCAGGAACTGGCAGATTATGCTTTTGGGGAAAAAATCTCTGACGAAGGTCTTCTAATCCGGATTCTGCCATTCGCTCTAGAAGAGTCCGCGACGCGATGGAGGCGCCGTCAGTCTCCTTCCGACAGAGCCCATTTCGATTAAAGGACGCAGTTCGATTAAAGTACACTGTTCGATAAAAGGACGAACTGGGAACAACTCAGATACATGGTGAAAGTTAGCTTTAGTGAATTCGATCGTTTCAGGAACTGCATGAGCGTGCTGACCCGACTACATCCAATGCAGAAAAGGTGGCTCGAGCCGCGCAACAGTGATATCCCGCTTTCCAGGCCTATCCGTGCAGCCGCACCTTCAGCTCTTTGGATGGCCTCGCCGGGCAGGCAGCTGTTATCCAGGCGGTCATCATGGCGGAGCTGAGCTACCAGCCACCGTCTGCGGCCCAGACATGCCTGAAAccttcttgagcctggtcaggCGGTCATTTGCAGACCCGAGTAACCTCCTTCCCGTTGCTCCTGAAGGCGTGCCGGCTTCCAGGAAGCCAGTCTTTCAAGCTTGGAGATGGGTCTACAGACCACCCATCCCTCCTCCAGCACATGCAGCAGTTTGTCCCCGAGGAGGCCGCCGCCAGGTGAGTTTGTCTACCTGCCAGCCAGCGCATATGCCGTTAATGACTCGCACCCTCCAGCGCGTCATTCAAGAGCAAGTCGCTGCTCCTCCGACGTACGCTGATGCCGCGGTATGACGGAGGCCCTCGCCTGTCATCTCGGCCTACAGGACGCCCCGCCATCTCTTCGATCCCAGCTACATGCAACCACAGCTTCTCGTCCTGTTACCACAGCCGCTCAGCCCTTCGCGCACGCAGACAACTGACCTATTTGCTGCTCTTGTGGAGTCGCTGACCCCGTGGCCTGTTTGCGCCGCAGCGTGTTGCGTGTTAGCGCGTTGGCATCGGCCTGTACGGCCCTCTTCCAAGCACATCTACTAGTAATCGCTGGATAAACGTTGTCATCGATCACCTTACgcgctacgctgaaacgtcgcctttaccatgTGCTGCAGCCCACGACATCTTTGCTTCCTTCATCCTCCATCATATCGTTCTTCGTCACGGTGCTCCCAAAGAGTTGCTCAGTGAGAGAACTCACACCTTCCTTTCCGAAGTCGCCAAAACATTTCCACGTAGTGTTCCTTCGGACGACCTCTACTACAACAGGATCCCTAAATACACGTATCCTTGTAGTAAGGGCGTTTCGGAGGAGACCTGCTGCCCGTAGAAACCGCATTTAGCGGGCACAGATTAGAGTACTGTGAGCAACGAGCACGGCGATTGCAGGAGTGTACAGCACTGTGAACGAATAACCGCGAACAGGAATCACTATTTCTTGCGCGGCGTCTTTTTTCGTCCTCTTGTCTCCGATAAGAGGTGAAGCTGCTAGTACAATTTCGCGAAAAGCCTATTTCTCGGTCGGAATCGCGAGAGACGATGCGCACTTGCGACTAATTTTGGCCAAAGAAGGCAAGGGCCTCACCAGAGGGCCTCGTAAAAGAAAATTGCTGACGATATGCCGCACAGCGCTCGCCGTTTGCCGTACATTGGAAACTCATGCGGCATGTGCATTCGTGAGCATACGGCTGCACAGTGGTTTGGCGTGCTAATACCGCCAGAAATTACGAAAACCTTCACCGCAGCAGCAAATGTAGGACTTCCAAGCCCCGTTATATATTCCAGCATTTCACTTCACGCCATTCGTAATCCGTTTACTCCCGTTGGTTCCGGCTTGGGGAGGGTTCTCCTTATACAGCACTTACATGATATCCGGTGAGACGCCTAACTACGCAATACGCCGCCAGGtcatgcgtcgtctgctacagaaCTTTCTGAGCCGTTGTAACACTATTACTAGTCATTTAACAAGTTTGGAACTCTCACGATCACATCTAGACCCTTAGGAGGCATTCTGGTGAGAGTGAAATTTATTTGCAGTTAGCTTTTAACAAGATGAAAGCAGACGTACGTTTCTAACAAAAATACTTTCAGTTTAAATAGACTTAAGTTTCAATTCGCTAAATAAAGCATTTTTCATACAAAAGTGATTCGGTATTGAGGTTTTCCACTGATTTGCCATAGCTAATTGACCACCCCGTTCAAATTGAAGCTATACAATGTGGAAATTGAGATTGAATTGAGCTCACTCGATATCGTTACTACAAATTTATCAAAACATTTGTTCTTGTAAAAACTATCAATATAACCTGTGCGCTTTATAGACTGACCCTTCTGAGGCAAGACGCATAAACTTCAACGATACGCTGTCAACGTTTCATGAAATCAACGCATGCTTAGCTTCCACTCAACAATTTTATAACCGCCGCCACCACATTTAACAGCGGTCGCAACGTATGAGTTAGTTTGCTTTTGATGTATCCTTGGAAAACTCCCTACTTGCCTCCGCTGTACAGCATGAGTGAACGCTCCACCGCCCCAGACAGCCATCTATGCAGTTGCGTGGCGTTCACGGTGGCGGTCAGAGTGGAATCCCCAGACCGACACCGTCGGTGACCGTTGAAGTTGACGTAGACACACATGCGCCCTCACACTCGTGCACACGGGTGCATTTGGCCTTATTTATTATAGACACATGGTTGCTCTTAATCAGCAAAGGAAAAGCGCTTCCTACATATTCGATCCTACAAAAAGTTCCTCCAGAGCTCACACCTGGCATCAGCAAAGTTCTTCAGCACTCTGTAGTTGCCAGGCTCCAGCCAAAGAAAATTTGGATTTGCTGCCGAAAACTGGGGCCACTGCTGCATGCCATCAGGAGGAATCGGCGACCTAAGCAAATAGAAGTGCTTTCAAAATAATGTTGTTTAATAAGTTGAGTACAGCTCAGACTTTTGGCAATCTTTGACCGATGGTCATGCCGCTCTGGTTAATTATAGGCTGCCTTTTCTTTAGGGCTCGAATAAAAATACAACATTTTCGACAGGTTAGAGAAATCCTTGTGAAAGGTCTTGCTGAGCCCGGGATTAAGTCCCGTGGCTCAACGCTATTTAGCACTTTCTTGGATGTCCGACTTCGTTCTTTAATTctttaaataaaaaatattaCTAGAGTTACAGAGGAACTTCTGTACAGATTCTAGACAATCCCATGACCTCAATAATACGTCAATAAAAAGATCCCCGAAAGGTGCGCTTCAACATTGAGAAGAAGCATGCGGACCTTTATACAGTTCTAATGTGGTTGTGCGAAAGAATATGCTAAAATTTCTCATCAGCAGTTGCCATGAGAATTACTCAGGGTTGTTTTTAAAGACCTTTTTTGCTACAAACACAAATTCTTCTAAAAATAAAATCGCGAACACCTCTGGACATATTAGGGAAAAGCAAGTAGGCTTAAAAAGGACACTGGCTAAATTATCTAAGACAATTAATTTTTCACGCCTAAATAAAGCAATAGCAAAGAGATCTGAAAACAGATGTTATGCAGCCTTACTATATCGCTGCATTGAAATTGTAGTAAAACGCGGCACTAATCGATCTATTCTAAGTTTCTAAGAACGCTCTAAATGGGTTTCATTGTGGACATTCCCTGATATTAGCCCAACCTAACTTGCTTGCTGTTCCATTCCCTTCTCAATCAttagcagtattttttttttactttgctgcCTAGAATAAGTATGTTTGAGCAATGGGTGACATCAGAACTTACCCAGATTTGGCAAATGAAACTACGGTCTTCATCATGTATTCGCTGAACTCTCTATCCTCATCGGTATAGTTCGCTTCTTCCAAAAAGGGAATTCCAAATACGTAGGGTATATCTTGCATGTGAGTATTCCAGATCCACCCTGGCACAGGAGACATCCGGGATCTATGTCCGAAGACAAAAGGGTAGACTTTGCCTCCTTTCGCCGAATGCGATTCACAGAAAAACCTCGTCGGACAGTAGAAGTAGTGGTTCCCTAAAAAGTCTGCCGCCCTTTGTCTTAGCGCCGAATTGTTACTTGTTGAAGCGGCATCCAGGTAGGATCTGCCTaaaggaaatatttcgtcttggAGCCACGACCATAAGATATCCGTAAGAAAAGATTTTAAGGCACTCGGCTCATAAGCACTAAGATCATTTTGTAGAAGATCTGTGTCCGGCTGCATGACAAATGCAAAAGCTCCTTCATTCGCTGTCACACTGATCATTGCGTCGACTGGTCGGAAAAGCCCTTTTTCCACGGCTACGGACGGTAGATACGGCAGAAATTCCGTCCTGAAGGTTGGTATGAATTCCAAGAGCTTTGGTGTCGTGACGTTTTCCGTAGCCGCGCTGATCTCCACCGAGCACTTCTGGCGAAGGCAGTGTACTAAATCTTCCGGGTGCGTCGTCGCATCACTGAAGGGACCAGCGCAGTGTAGAACCCTTGAAACTTCGTCTCCTCTTTCAATGCTCTTGCACACCGACTCGACATCCGTGTTAGTATTCTGGGGTCCACTCATGAGGAAAATGCGCTGGAAGAGACCGGAATAGTACGGTGAAAGTAAGATGAGGTGAATGGCCATGGCGCCAGAGCTCTCACCGAAAACCGTTACAAGATCTGGGTTTCCTCCGAAAGCGAGTATATTTCTCTGCACCCAACGCAATACGAATATTTGGTCCCACAGACCCACATTTCCGGGGGCGCCTTTGGATTCTAGATCCAAAAATCCGAACATATTAAGCCGGAAGTTACAAGTAACTACGACGACATCGTTTAGCGCTGATAATACGGTAGGATTGTACCTGGTTTCATAGGTGGAGCCTATTTTGAATATTCCGCCGTGAAACCAAACAAGCACCGGGAGATTTTTCTTATCCGATGCATTCGGTGTCCAGACGTTCAGGTAAAGACAGTCTTCTGAAAGTGGCGTCGGTATGTGAAAAACCCATGGCACTCTTTCCTGCATGCAGGAGTCTTTCACTGCCGTTGCGTCGTACACTTCATTCCATCTCTCCGGAAGCTGTGGTTTCTGATAACGCAGTTCGCCTTCCGGTGGTTTTGCGTAGGGAATTCCAAGAAAAATTTGAACCTGCTTCTGGCGAAACGTGTCTGTATATCCGCGAACAGGTCCATGAGTAGTGGAAACAATGACTGAACCTGCCTCGACTTGCGACGAAAAAAGCACAGCTGCCAATACCGCAGGTGCCCAGCTGCATCGCAGAGCTCCTTTAGCGCTTCCTCTgcgacagaaaagaaaaagggaacaGGCTGAACTGGTGATTTGTTCTTTACAGTTAACATAATTCCTGAATAGGGGAGTCGTGGTGCATTGAATTGGGATTAGAATACATGGTGAAAATCACATTCGAATCTTCCGATCAAAAGCTTAGTTGAAAACTGATCACATAAATGCAGTATTCGTCGGTACATTTAGTCGCGGTGCTGTGAGTGGCATTCACTATATCAAATAAATTTGTTTATTTCCGGTGCAATAACCTTGTCAAACATTTCGTAATGTGAGTTATGTTGTTACAGAGCTTCGTTACAACGGAAATATTATGCTTGTCTGCGTGCCGTACAGAGCTCTATAACTGACTCATTGTGCGCTCTCTTTTTCACAACTTGCAAGGCAATTCAGGTAACGCATTACGATGAGGATTTTCTAAAGTGACGAAAAGAAAGCACTTCCATTTCTTTTTTCGATTGCTTTATTCTCTACATACTGAGCCAATATAACCACGTGGCGCATAGGTTTGAACATTCAAAAGCGATACCTTCACATCATCCATGACGTAATACAAAAAAATAAccgagtggctgcagaacagagCGGGATAGGCCGCTAGGGTTAGTGGTACTGGCTGGGCGCTGTCGCGAATTACTGGCATTGATGAGCACGTGCCCAGGTATTCAAAATTGGTACAATTTTCGCCATGTGGTATTATACAACGCCAGCCAAAAGCAGTTCATTTAGTTATTTTAATTTATGTTCAACAAAATCGGTTGTCCCTTAAAGTGCAGTGAAACGCGCAACAATGTAGAAAATGAGAATTTCTCTCATTCCAGTAGCGTCGTTTTGATGTCTTGGTCGGATTAGTCATTCAAGATGCGTGTGCAGTAAGCGGTAAACTAAATGCAGAAAGTAGGGTGGCTGGGGGAAGCGAGAAATACCTACACTGGCGTGTCAAAGTGGCGAACTGTAGAGGAACCAGAGCGTGACCAAATTCCTCTTatctatgtaaaaaaaaaaaatcaaaaatcaTAATGCCGTCACAGAGTTGTACCGCAAGCGTTATTAGCGGCATCGCGAGCGTTGTTACCTACGTTTGGGACAGCACCTACAAACTGCCGTTTCTCTTGATCAGATGTGTTTAACCTCGTGATGCCCAAGCATCGAAAGCTTCGGAGAAAAGTTATGCACTTCGAGGATTTCATCATCAATGGTCCCTTCATTGCTGAAATGTAAATAACCGGGATTTCGGAATCTCTAAGGATAATAAGTCAAGCACAATGCACAATAAGCAAATCAAGCTTAATGCTCAAAAACTGCTCCATCACCTGCCAATGAGGCATAACAACCAAAGATGTTTAAAGTGGTTTTCCGTTTGGACATTTAGTTCAGGTGACAGTCCAGTCCACGGACCACAGCGGAGGCATTCGAGATTTCCGAATTCCTTCGAAATGGGATCACATCCCGCACTGACCAATAGCAGCCGACAACGCTTCGCCTCGCCCACAGCCGCACCGCGTCACTGCTTCGGCTCTGTGGCTCTTCATTTCGATATCTTCTGCTCACTTTTTTACTGGTGCATATATCGCTGCGTGCAAAAAGCTACTGCTCGTTTTCATGACACAAAAGGCAAGCTGCGCTTTACATATGTTAATATCTTCCCTTTTGTACCGGTTGTTCTCTTCCTTAACTACGCAGCGACAGAATTCTGCAGGCAGAGTCGATGCGATCGGCCGCTTCGGAACTGATAGCCGGATTGATGACATCGCATAGTACCGGCGCTACTTGCTTATTGTCCCTGCTTTCTCCGATgtgatcagtagtttatttttaaATCGCTTTATCGTGCGGTGTGTTCAGCGAGCGTTCGCAAAAATTGAAACGGAATTATTATATCCACAAGCGACGGCAACGACTGCTGCTGGCCGCCTGAAGCGTTACTCAGCAGTCTGGGTCACACCGGTGCTTCCAGTTCATTGCACGCGCGCCTTGCATTGAAAGAAgtaggtttggtttcgtttataagggtttaacgtgcCTAAgaaactcaggttatgagggacaccgtagtgaaggactccggaaatttcgaccgcctggggttttttaacgtgcactgacatggtacagtacacgggcctctagaatttcgcatccatcgaaattcgaccgccgcggccgggatcgaatccgcgtctttcgggtcagcagccgagtgccgtaaccactgagccaccgaggcgggccGCATTGAAAGAAGCAGTCGATTTCATGTCTTTGTTGTCAAGACTACACTCGAAGGCCATTTGCGTTCgcgaaaaactttttcgctcTAACAATCGCCGAAATCACACATGCGAACCCTTTAGACCTGCTCCTCATGGAAAGAGGTCGTCGTggaataaaatttaaaaacttgGAAAGCATGCACCTCTGCAGAGTGTTGAAGTGTTCTCATGTCAAATGTAGACGCTAGCGATAAAATAGAGAATAGCGATAAAATAGGGAAAACCCTGATGTATTCAGGCCGTCAGTCGCCGcgatggctctgtggttatggtgctcggctgctgacccgaaagacacgggttcgatcccggccgcggaggtcgcatttcggtggaggcgaaatgttagaggcccgtgtgctgcgcgatgcctgtacacgttaatgaaccccgggtggtctaaaGTACCGGAAGCTTCCacgcggcgtccctcatagcctgagtctctttgggacgttaaacaccataaaccataagccgTTTTCAGGCCATCGCCTTATTGGCGTGGAGTTGTCCCTCAGTCGCCCATCTGCTGAGGACATGAGGGGCAATGATCCACCGACCGCGTTTGCTGGTGTCGTTGGCCTGAAAAACATCTCGCACAACAATGACGTACGGCTGTTTTTCGTACTGTGCCGTTGTCGGTCTAGTGGAACCGCGGTGACTGCCGACATCTCGTCACGTGGTTCCATACACTGAAAATGAGCGAACGAACAAAAGCGAAACTCGATGGCAACAGCGCCATTTCAAAGCGGCGAAGGAATGTTGAAGCTTTGGAATGCGTTCGGAAATTGTCGTGCCGCACCGCGGCAGCCCGTCGAGTTCGAAGGCCATTCCTTGTCTCGAATGTCATTATACTCATATGCCATCCGATCATGTGTGTGTAGCACGCTTATTGCCTTTAAAATGAATTCATCTTTCATCGGACCTCCGGATTTCGGGCGGGCCACACTAAGGCCTTGCTGTGACAAATAAGTTGGAACGCCTGTTTCTGCAAGTGTGTTGGAAGTTCAATTATATCTGCGTGTAGAAATTAAAACTATTCAAATCTTAAGTTCTGCATCAAAGGTGACACGTCGGGTACTAAAGAGTTGATACAGGGATTGCTACGCGTGATACACCAgttttgtttcgttgtttttttgaCTCCGAGTTAAATGTACCCCAGGGCTGTAACATCGCGTCCTAATTGCACGCTGCAGCTTGGAGTAAAAAGGACAAAATTAAATATCCGCGCCAGGTTTTAAGCGCTTCAAAATGTAAATGTAAAAAGGTGCCTTTAGGCTGGCAAAACACCAGATCCAGAAATGATCATGCCACAGCCGACGAAGTAATGATTATTATATACTCTAATGATACAGCCAACTATAGTTGTCTATAATACTTTCCGCTCTTGGGGAAG
Coding sequences within it:
- the LOC144094598 gene encoding cholinesterase-like encodes the protein MDNTRLQRKLGSAKGALRCSWAPAVLAAVLFSSQVEAGSVIVSTTHGPVRGYTDTFRQKQVQIFLGIPYAKPPEGELRYQKPQLPERWNEVYDATAVKDSCMQERVPWVFHIPTPLSEDCLYLNVWTPNASDKKNLPVLVWFHGGIFKIGSTYETRYNPTVLSALNDVVVVTCNFRLNMFGFLDLESKGAPGNVGLWDQIFVLRWVQRNILAFGGNPDLVTVFGESSGAMAIHLILLSPYYSGLFQRIFLMSGPQNTNTDVESVCKSIERGDEVSRVLHCAGPFSDATTHPEDLVHCLRQKCSVEISAATENVTTPKLLEFIPTFRTEFLPYLPSVAVEKGLFRPVDAMISVTANEGAFAFVMQPDTDLLQNDLSAYEPSALKSFLTDILWSWLQDEIFPLGRSYLDAASTSNNSALRQRAADFLGNHYFYCPTRFFCESHSAKGGKVYPFVFGHRSRMSPVPGWIWNTHMQDIPYVFGIPFLEEANYTDEDREFSEYMMKTVVSFAKSGSPIPPDGMQQWPQFSAANPNFLWLEPGNYRVLKNFADARCELWRNFL